From the genome of Parcubacteria group bacterium, one region includes:
- a CDS encoding type II secretion system F family protein, producing MNFIFKAKDSLGKTKEGEVEAITQEAAVQIIQRKGLIPVSVVEKERSSFFIKDLKRIWEGARPKELVIFFRQLSTLIDSKVPIVPSLQALEEQTDNQYLRVVIREMEDDIKDGMSLSESLSKHPLVFNRLTISMIRSGEISGNLQKSISYIADNIEKNYQLSSKIKSALFYPAFVIGAATIIGFIVITFVLPKLTGVIKEMNVAMPWYTKLLMMIGDFMQAYWWAVLIAILGIIGGLIYYIKTEEGKKEWDQIKIKLPVFGSFFKAVYIARFADNFAILIDGGIPMVNALQEVSSVVGNCVFRNIILKCADEAKKGGNISDVFSKSEEIPPIVTRMVKIGEETGKLSEIMRRTATFYEQEVDAMTRNISTMIEPILISILGIGVAIMVFAVLLPIYDIANKIQ from the coding sequence ATGAATTTTATTTTTAAAGCCAAAGATTCTTTGGGAAAAACCAAAGAAGGAGAGGTGGAGGCAATTACTCAAGAAGCAGCTGTCCAGATTATCCAAAGAAAAGGGCTGATCCCTGTTTCTGTTGTTGAAAAAGAAAGAAGCTCTTTTTTCATTAAAGATCTAAAAAGAATTTGGGAGGGAGCAAGACCGAAGGAGCTGGTTATTTTTTTTCGGCAACTCTCAACGCTCATTGATTCGAAAGTTCCGATCGTTCCTTCTCTTCAGGCGCTGGAAGAGCAAACTGATAATCAATATCTCAGGGTGGTGATCAGAGAAATGGAAGATGATATAAAAGACGGGATGTCTCTTTCTGAGAGCTTATCCAAGCACCCGTTGGTTTTTAATAGATTGACTATTAGTATGATAAGATCCGGTGAAATATCTGGGAATCTTCAAAAATCAATCTCGTATATTGCCGATAATATTGAAAAAAACTATCAGTTAAGCTCAAAAATTAAAAGTGCGCTTTTCTATCCGGCTTTTGTTATTGGAGCGGCAACCATAATAGGTTTCATTGTAATAACTTTTGTTTTGCCAAAGCTTACCGGAGTAATTAAGGAAATGAATGTGGCTATGCCTTGGTATACGAAATTGTTAATGATGATTGGAGATTTTATGCAAGCTTATTGGTGGGCAGTGCTTATTGCCATATTGGGAATTATAGGCGGTTTGATATATTACATAAAAACAGAGGAGGGAAAAAAAGAATGGGACCAGATAAAAATAAAATTGCCTGTTTTCGGAAGTTTCTTCAAAGCTGTTTATATTGCCAGATTTGCCGATAACTTTGCGATTTTGATTGACGGGGGAATTCCAATGGTCAATGCTCTTCAGGAAGTTAGCTCGGTTGTCGGGAATTGTGTTTTTCGGAATATAATCTTGAAATGTGCCGATGAAGCAAAAAAAGGGGGAAATATTAGCGATGTTTTTTCAAAATCCGAAGAAATACCGCCGATTGTCACCAGAATGGTCAAAATCGGGGAAGAAACCGGAAAGTTAAGTGAAATAATGAGAAGAACCGCTACCTTCTATGAACAAGAAGTAGATGCGATGACTAGGAATATCTCCACGATGATTGAACCGATTTTAATTTCTATTTTGGGAATCGGAGTGGCGATTATGGTTTTTGCGGTGCTACTGCCAATTTATGATATTGCAAATAAAATTCAATAA
- a CDS encoding type II secretion system protein: protein MKKKKTNKKKKGFTLIELLIVIAIIGILASIVLVSLSSARQRARMAEFKSVAASCNAANVASCDAGTTTACPAGTSNAAGAPTCNASTGDIGGTMDSIPATTGGACTATFNVNGVAFAGSC, encoded by the coding sequence ATGAAAAAGAAAAAAACAAACAAAAAGAAGAAAGGTTTTACTCTGATCGAGCTTTTAATCGTTATCGCCATCATCGGAATCTTGGCGTCGATTGTGTTGGTAAGTCTTTCGTCAGCTAGGCAAAGAGCCAGAATGGCGGAATTCAAGTCTGTAGCTGCTAGCTGTAATGCAGCGAATGTTGCAAGTTGTGATGCGGGTACAACAACCGCATGTCCAGCCGGCACATCTAACGCTGCAGGTGCCCCAACTTGTAATGCATCAACTGGAGATATAGGCGGAACCATGGACTCAATACCTGCTACGACGGGTGGTGCCTGCACGGCAACATTTAACGTTAACGGAGTTGCGTTCGCAGGTAGTTGTTAA
- a CDS encoding type II secretion system protein has product MAKIRKRRGFTLIELLIVIAIIGILASIVLVSLSSARKRARMDEFKSKVKSMQIAMVSGCEASPHVIPTWTDPNGVATITAVPTCTATTGEILGGVYTSTAVTGSTTCVGTLSQVGAVFSGDC; this is encoded by the coding sequence ATGGCTAAAATTAGAAAAAGGCGAGGTTTTACTCTGATCGAACTTTTGATCGTTATCGCCATCATCGGAATTTTGGCATCAATCGTATTGGTGAGTTTATCGTCTGCTAGAAAAAGAGCCAGAATGGATGAGTTTAAATCTAAGGTTAAGAGTATGCAGATAGCAATGGTTTCAGGTTGTGAAGCTTCTCCTCATGTAATTCCAACCTGGACAGATCCCAATGGCGTTGCAACCATAACCGCCGTTCCGACATGTACAGCTACTACAGGTGAAATACTTGGAGGCGTATATACTTCAACAGCGGTTACTGGATCAACAACTTGTGTCGGGACTCTCAGCCAAGTGGGGGCTGTATTTTCTGGCGATTGTTAA
- a CDS encoding prepilin peptidase has product MTILFFFISGLIIGSFLNVVVYRLNVAESILGRSHCPHCKKQIRWYDNIPLFSFILLRMKCRDCNEKISWQYPLMEFVTGAVFALLGNYFFFLSDPQSWIITAYFLALFSLLLVIFMYDLKYMEIPMIIFWIALGVSLLYAIFSDWLNFIPELGIWNLSIFSGMIGGVIAFLFFFILVLVSKEKWMGMGDAYLAFLAGFVVGYPKIFFTLAAAFLIGSICSIILLLAKKKTMKSQIPFAPFLVSAMILAIFLSKIFPGIDYYYSMFY; this is encoded by the coding sequence ATGACTATTCTATTTTTTTTTATTTCTGGGCTTATTATCGGCAGTTTTTTGAATGTCGTGGTTTATCGTTTGAATGTGGCCGAGTCTATTTTGGGACGCTCTCATTGTCCGCATTGCAAAAAGCAAATTCGCTGGTATGACAATATCCCGCTTTTTAGTTTTATTCTCCTCAGGATGAAATGCCGGGATTGTAATGAAAAAATATCTTGGCAATATCCACTCATGGAATTTGTTACCGGCGCGGTTTTTGCGCTTCTCGGAAATTATTTCTTTTTTTTGAGCGATCCTCAAAGCTGGATAATCACCGCTTATTTCCTGGCGCTTTTTTCTTTGCTGCTCGTCATTTTTATGTATGATCTCAAATATATGGAAATCCCGATGATTATTTTCTGGATTGCTTTGGGCGTTTCGCTTCTGTACGCCATTTTTAGCGACTGGCTGAATTTTATTCCGGAGCTGGGAATTTGGAATCTTTCCATCTTTTCGGGAATGATCGGGGGAGTTATTGCCTTTCTTTTCTTTTTTATCCTGGTTCTCGTTTCCAAAGAGAAATGGATGGGAATGGGCGATGCCTACCTGGCTTTTTTGGCTGGATTCGTTGTCGGATATCCCAAAATATTTTTTACTTTAGCAGCAGCTTTTCTTATCGGTTCGATTTGTAGTATAATACTATTGCTGGCGAAGAAAAAGACGATGAAAAGCCAGATTCCATTTGCTCCGTTTTTGGTCAGTGCTATGATTTTGGCAATTTTTCTTTCCAAAATTTTCCCAGGCATAGATTATTATTACTCAATGTTTTATTAA
- a CDS encoding prepilin-type N-terminal cleavage/methylation domain-containing protein, which translates to MNKIFSAKCGSAYGGKNKKGFSLIELLIAIAIIGIITSVTIVSMGDRKRDAEVEVAARKVVAAIRQAQNNALAGKGASSSCSQYNFTYGSSGYSMDCSGNYSVSHTLENGITFANASANTVSFSVPFGTLNPASDTTIQLTKNSSTYYICVNKGGDVSEVKNLPCPS; encoded by the coding sequence ATGAATAAAATTTTTTCCGCCAAATGCGGATCCGCCTATGGCGGAAAAAATAAAAAGGGATTTTCTCTCATTGAATTGCTTATAGCGATTGCTATTATAGGCATCATTACTTCGGTGACTATCGTTTCAATGGGTGATAGAAAGAGAGATGCTGAAGTGGAAGTTGCAGCCAGGAAAGTTGTCGCTGCTATCCGACAAGCGCAAAATAATGCCCTAGCTGGAAAAGGCGCCAGTTCTAGCTGTTCTCAATATAATTTTACATACGGTTCTTCCGGCTATTCTATGGATTGCAGTGGAAATTATTCCGTTAGTCATACTCTAGAAAACGGAATAACATTTGCCAATGCAAGCGCAAACACAGTTTCTTTTTCCGTGCCATTCGGAACCTTAAATCCTGCCAGTGATACGACGATTCAATTAACTAAAAATAGCAGTACGTATTATATTTGCGTGAATAAAGGCGGAGATGTTTCGGAAGTAAAAAATCTTCCTTGCCCGTCATAA
- a CDS encoding prepilin-type N-terminal cleavage/methylation domain-containing protein, with amino-acid sequence MKIKNKNGFSFIEVLISVFVLSIGITAAITLMAGNIKNSIDSRDSIIASELAQEGVELIRNVRDNNFLTNPEDVFNGFANDDCIISYNSNLSCGGSLNYALNYNSGYYTHSGGDATKFLRRINITSDPGGSGGKLVTSTTWWNGNSDPPVDCNMAAKCIYVENILTDWKN; translated from the coding sequence ATGAAAATAAAAAACAAAAACGGCTTTTCTTTCATAGAAGTCCTCATCTCCGTCTTCGTTTTGTCTATCGGGATTACGGCAGCTATAACTTTGATGGCGGGAAATATCAAAAATTCAATCGATTCTCGCGATAGCATTATTGCTTCAGAATTGGCGCAGGAAGGAGTTGAATTAATCAGGAATGTCAGAGACAACAATTTTCTAACCAACCCAGAAGATGTTTTCAACGGCTTTGCTAATGATGATTGCATAATCAGCTATAATAGCAACCTATCTTGCGGGGGAAGTTTGAATTATGCATTAAACTATAATAGCGGTTATTACACGCATTCCGGAGGAGATGCGACAAAATTTTTAAGGAGAATAAATATCACTAGCGATCCCGGAGGATCGGGAGGAAAATTGGTAACAAGCACAACTTGGTGGAATGGAAATTCAGACCCTCCTGTTGATTGCAATATGGCGGCAAAGTGTATTTATGTCGAGAATATTTTAACTGACTGGAAAAATTAA
- a CDS encoding prepilin-type N-terminal cleavage/methylation domain-containing protein — MRNKKGFSLLEVMTAMFIFVLVMMAVSISFSSLFGGYSSAKSIQKDLESAQYSMNLMAKSLRTSSIVDPNSPGNVSRIIFYNYSEKKCVSYRFNEGKLQMAEVDDPNDGISGSTFSEKRDWCSTVTFSEYSNLVAKNVNSLSFYVVPSDDTAGSEVLGKVTISIEICASSGCSSAKKDVARIQTSVSLRTYKEAGI; from the coding sequence ATGAGAAACAAAAAAGGGTTTTCTTTGCTGGAGGTAATGACAGCTATGTTTATTTTTGTCTTAGTAATGATGGCGGTTTCGATTTCTTTTTCCAGTCTTTTTGGAGGCTATAGTAGCGCCAAGTCAATCCAAAAAGATTTGGAAAGCGCTCAGTATTCAATGAATCTAATGGCAAAATCATTGAGAACTAGCAGTATTGTTGATCCCAATAGTCCTGGCAATGTTTCCAGAATCATATTTTATAATTATTCAGAAAAAAAATGCGTTTCATATCGATTTAATGAAGGGAAATTGCAAATGGCTGAAGTGGATGATCCAAATGACGGTATAAGCGGAAGCACCTTTTCCGAGAAGAGGGATTGGTGTTCCACTGTAACTTTTTCGGAATATTCCAATTTAGTTGCGAAGAATGTCAATAGTCTGAGTTTTTATGTTGTCCCTTCAGATGATACTGCTGGTTCGGAAGTTTTGGGCAAGGTGACGATATCAATCGAAATATGTGCATCTAGCGGTTGCTCGAGCGCAAAAAAAGATGTGGCAAGAATCCAAACATCCGTTTCCCTTAGAACTTATAAAGAAGCTGGGATTTAA